From the genome of Halorussus sp. MSC15.2, one region includes:
- a CDS encoding glycosyltransferase family 4 protein — translation MTKSKYSDPFSDTRLGLIYSDLRTQGGQEEVIRILAEALNAPIYTLDYEPEKFDKRAQEVFRHRVRKIPPEEGVGDSPTDFFEPQGAEYKQIASLSNLREADTDRIVCDGLIAISVKGAVMAEHAGIPYITFLDHPGKVITDYFWETLDNKDRWRDKLKFLKRRWVHSRAYKQACLDGEGMMANSERTKQLVVDDWGFDPDDIDVVYPPIDTEKFTPGEPERDVLDLNRYFLAPQRVEAYKNIHTLVEAAKLAQEHLVIVGTGTLESYVRKEAQYSKYVHYLGYVDDDVLRDLYRDATATMQGVLREDFGMVPVESMACGTPCLLPGSGGFNETVGPGYDGDVAPTQTTPRGRLVDPEEFDHYELAGEMQAFDPEEFDAEHLVETAQQYDVDNFVSGIERNLDALDL, via the coding sequence ATGACGAAGAGTAAGTACTCCGACCCGTTCAGCGACACTCGCCTCGGCCTAATCTACAGCGACCTCCGAACGCAGGGCGGTCAGGAGGAGGTCATCAGAATCCTGGCCGAAGCGCTCAACGCGCCAATCTACACCCTCGACTACGAGCCCGAGAAGTTCGACAAGAGAGCCCAAGAGGTCTTCCGCCACCGGGTTCGAAAGATTCCGCCCGAGGAAGGTGTCGGCGACAGTCCAACCGACTTCTTCGAGCCGCAGGGTGCAGAGTACAAACAGATTGCTAGCCTCTCGAATCTCCGGGAAGCAGATACCGACCGCATCGTCTGCGACGGACTAATCGCTATCTCGGTCAAGGGAGCTGTGATGGCCGAACACGCAGGCATTCCATACATCACGTTCCTCGACCACCCCGGGAAGGTCATCACGGACTACTTCTGGGAGACGCTCGACAACAAGGACCGCTGGCGCGACAAGCTCAAGTTCCTCAAGCGGCGCTGGGTCCACTCGCGCGCTTACAAACAGGCATGTCTCGATGGTGAGGGGATGATGGCCAACAGCGAGCGCACCAAGCAACTGGTCGTCGACGACTGGGGTTTCGACCCCGACGACATCGACGTGGTGTACCCACCTATCGACACCGAGAAGTTCACGCCGGGCGAACCCGAGCGCGACGTTCTCGACCTGAACCGGTACTTCCTCGCCCCGCAGCGAGTCGAGGCGTACAAGAACATCCACACGCTGGTCGAAGCCGCGAAACTCGCACAGGAACACCTCGTCATAGTCGGTACCGGAACGCTCGAATCCTACGTCCGGAAGGAAGCACAGTACTCGAAGTACGTCCACTATCTCGGGTACGTGGACGACGACGTTCTTCGGGACCTCTACCGGGATGCAACCGCGACCATGCAGGGCGTCCTTCGGGAGGACTTCGGGATGGTCCCCGTCGAGAGCATGGCTTGCGGCACGCCGTGCCTCCTCCCGGGGTCAGGCGGGTTCAACGAGACGGTGGGGCCGGGCTACGACGGCGACGTGGCCCCGACCCAGACCACGCCTCGCGGCCGACTTGTCGATCCCGAAGAGTTCGATCATTACGAGCTCGCCGGCGAGATGCAAGCATTCGATCCCGAAGAGTTCGACGCCGAGCATCTGGTCGAGACGGCCCAGCAGTACGACGTGGACAACTTCGTCTCGGGCATCGAGCGGAACCTCGACGCGCTCGACCTCTAA